The Solidesulfovibrio fructosivorans JJ] genome has a window encoding:
- a CDS encoding glycine--tRNA ligase subunit alpha — MYFQDLILTLQHFWAKSGCLVVQGYDTEVGAGTFNPATFFRVIGPEPWKAAYVEPSRRPTDGRYGENPNRLQQYFQFQTILKPSPDNIQDLYLESLAAIGFNAREHDIRFVEDDWESPTLGAWGLGWEVWLDGMEVTQFTYFQQVGGIDLSPVSVEITYGLERICMYLQQKDSVYDLDWNGQVTYGQIHQRGEYEQSRYNFEESDAAMLLNHFNACEKECRRLCEMGLAWPAYDYCLKCSHAFNMLEARGAISITERTGYIGRVRALASGLARLYAAQRKELGYPLLNQSA; from the coding sequence ATGTATTTTCAGGATCTCATCTTGACGCTGCAACACTTCTGGGCCAAATCCGGCTGCCTCGTGGTCCAGGGCTACGACACCGAGGTCGGCGCCGGCACCTTCAATCCGGCCACCTTCTTTCGCGTCATCGGCCCCGAACCCTGGAAGGCCGCCTATGTCGAACCGTCGCGCCGTCCCACCGACGGCCGCTACGGCGAAAACCCCAACCGGCTCCAACAATATTTCCAGTTTCAGACCATCCTGAAACCCTCACCGGACAACATCCAGGACCTTTACCTGGAGAGTCTGGCCGCCATCGGTTTCAATGCCCGCGAGCATGACATCCGCTTCGTCGAGGACGACTGGGAATCGCCGACCCTCGGCGCCTGGGGCCTGGGCTGGGAAGTCTGGCTCGACGGCATGGAAGTGACCCAGTTCACCTATTTCCAACAAGTGGGCGGCATCGACCTGTCGCCGGTCTCCGTGGAGATCACCTACGGCCTCGAGCGCATCTGCATGTATCTGCAACAAAAGGATTCGGTCTACGACCTGGACTGGAACGGGCAGGTGACCTACGGCCAGATCCACCAGCGCGGCGAATACGAGCAATCGCGCTACAATTTCGAGGAATCCGACGCCGCCATGCTGCTCAATCATTTCAACGCCTGCGAAAAGGAATGCCGGCGGCTTTGCGAGATGGGGCTGGCCTGGCCCGCTTACGACTACTGCCTCAAGTGTTCCCACGCCTTCAACATGCTCGAAGCCCGGGGGGCCATCTCCATCACCGAACGCACCGGCTACATCGGCCGGGTGCGCGCCCTGGCCTCGGGACTGGCCCGGCTCTACGCCGCCCAGCGCAAGGAACTCGGCTACCCCCTCCTCAATCAAAGCGCATAA
- the recO gene encoding DNA repair protein RecO: protein MEFSEQALVLKVGRFREIDAWVRLFSPVRGGYTAFAFGGMKSRRRFLGCLDPLNHVRFKVRRSGRGGYHCLTEARLLDAPTNLRHDPPRLGMAINCLKFFEAVHIGPQGAADAYALLRAMLAALENASAPAALFPLFFRARLATLHGTFPVCDRCAVCGRPFGDDEAVCHVEAGRLTCPDCRRGGDHGVRQHLAPEALSLLESAVSGDPGAWAACRPDPAAAREFSRTVDLLVRFHLGLAWEQGGFVRA, encoded by the coding sequence ATGGAATTTTCCGAACAGGCGCTCGTGCTCAAGGTGGGGCGGTTTCGGGAAATCGACGCCTGGGTGCGGCTTTTCTCCCCGGTGCGCGGCGGGTATACGGCATTTGCGTTCGGCGGCATGAAAAGCCGCCGTCGCTTTCTCGGCTGCCTGGACCCGCTCAACCATGTCCGCTTCAAGGTGCGTCGCTCGGGACGGGGCGGCTATCACTGCCTGACCGAGGCCAGACTGCTTGACGCCCCGACCAACCTGCGCCACGATCCTCCGCGCTTGGGCATGGCCATCAATTGCTTGAAATTTTTCGAGGCCGTGCATATCGGTCCCCAGGGCGCAGCCGATGCCTACGCGTTGCTGCGGGCCATGCTGGCCGCCCTGGAAAACGCGTCCGCCCCGGCGGCGCTTTTTCCGCTTTTTTTCCGGGCCAGACTCGCGACCCTGCACGGCACCTTTCCGGTCTGCGACCGATGCGCCGTCTGCGGCAGGCCGTTTGGCGATGACGAAGCCGTCTGCCATGTGGAAGCCGGCCGGCTGACCTGCCCGGATTGTCGGCGCGGCGGGGATCACGGCGTGCGTCAGCACCTCGCCCCCGAGGCCTTGTCTCTGCTCGAGTCGGCCGTCTCCGGCGATCCCGGCGCCTGGGCGGCCTGCCGTCCCGATCCGGCGGCGGCTCGGGAATTTTCCCGGACCGTTGACCTGCTCGTGCGTTTCCATCTGGGTCTTGCCTGGGAGCAGGGGGGCTTCGTACGCGCCTGA
- a CDS encoding RodZ domain-containing protein yields the protein MLREERERQGLSIEAVSDKIKITRSCLTAIEEGNKSNLPHPVYAKGFIKNYAKLLGVDLDDFSKRLAEVYQPEEPELNNTPILHNIPEDDCDCIVRSSPKFPVGPILVVVLVVCVVAGLGWYLYGHVLHKSGVEPEAPAPQAAVEPAPKAAPPQPAPEPERPVPTVPAAKTAEPAEPATPPAAPQTQAEATTLPPPPAAQPAAPAPTPEDQATQDIATSGPAAGDAHASIPPAPAPEPAPPAPGAPAAPTLSVGEAGPHTVVITANDRCWIQAGADGGAMREAMLTKGDTFEGRFADYLLVRLGNAGAVEIRFDNKLYPLQATKGSVKTLKFVAKKTESEAAKTPASTETTPPAAQVPAAAPATPAAASSGDTAATAKEVEIYGQDGSWLIVTPDKGPSKEIYVKKGQRLTVPFADKVEIRLGNPSSVVFRYAGKETPVTTEKGESKTIRFP from the coding sequence ATGCTGCGTGAGGAAAGGGAGCGGCAGGGCCTTTCCATCGAGGCCGTGTCGGACAAGATCAAGATCACGCGCAGCTGTCTGACGGCCATTGAGGAGGGCAACAAGAGCAACCTGCCCCACCCGGTGTACGCCAAGGGTTTCATAAAAAACTACGCCAAACTGCTCGGCGTGGATCTGGACGATTTTTCCAAGCGGCTGGCCGAGGTCTATCAACCCGAGGAGCCGGAACTCAATAACACGCCGATTCTGCACAACATCCCCGAAGACGATTGCGACTGCATCGTCAGGTCGTCCCCGAAGTTCCCGGTCGGGCCGATCCTCGTCGTTGTCCTCGTCGTGTGCGTCGTGGCGGGCCTCGGCTGGTATCTCTACGGCCATGTCCTGCACAAGTCCGGCGTCGAACCGGAAGCCCCGGCTCCGCAGGCCGCCGTCGAACCGGCCCCCAAGGCCGCGCCGCCGCAACCCGCCCCGGAACCGGAACGCCCCGTGCCGACCGTGCCCGCGGCCAAGACGGCCGAACCAGCCGAACCGGCCACGCCACCGGCTGCGCCGCAAACGCAGGCCGAGGCCACGACCCTGCCGCCCCCTCCGGCCGCCCAGCCGGCAGCGCCGGCCCCCACCCCCGAGGATCAGGCCACCCAGGATATCGCCACCAGCGGTCCGGCCGCGGGAGACGCCCACGCATCCATTCCGCCCGCTCCCGCGCCCGAACCGGCTCCGCCCGCTCCCGGCGCTCCGGCCGCCCCGACCCTGTCCGTGGGAGAAGCCGGCCCCCATACCGTCGTCATCACGGCCAACGACCGCTGCTGGATTCAAGCCGGCGCGGACGGCGGCGCCATGCGCGAAGCCATGCTGACCAAAGGCGATACCTTTGAGGGCCGCTTCGCCGATTATCTGCTTGTACGCCTGGGCAACGCCGGCGCGGTGGAAATCCGCTTCGACAACAAGCTCTATCCGCTTCAGGCCACCAAGGGCTCGGTGAAAACCCTGAAGTTCGTAGCCAAGAAGACCGAATCCGAGGCCGCCAAGACGCCGGCCAGCACCGAAACCACGCCGCCTGCCGCGCAGGTTCCCGCGGCGGCCCCGGCGACGCCCGCTGCCGCCTCCTCCGGCGACACCGCCGCCACGGCCAAGGAAGTCGAGATATACGGCCAGGATGGCAGCTGGCTCATCGTCACGCCGGACAAAGGACCTTCCAAGGAAATCTACGTGAAAAAGGGGCAGCGCCTCACCGTCCCCTTTGCGGACAAGGTCGAGATCCGCCTGGGCAATCCGAGCAGCGTGGTGTTCCGGTACGCCGGCAAGGAAACGCCGGTCACGACCGAGAAAGGCGAAAGCAAGACCATCCGGTTCCCCTAA
- a CDS encoding SurA N-terminal domain-containing protein: MPRLPKCLVVVSLLVALSGLAHATQLVDRVVAVVNGKLITLFDLDSRVAELVQRTQGISFAPGDPRAEELRRQVLESMINDILIEQEAARLKINVSETELDSQIDELKKKNNLTQAQFQAELAKEGLTLKEFRKRMREDNMKKRLLGFMVHRKVLVTDDEIRDYYEKHKATLSTTKSILGPKVSGNISFIMVPTKKQAEELRQKIGAGTITFADAARKFSIGPGRDQGGDLGDVQVKDLAPPLRDALTAVPAGQVSQPVMLDGKAVLLKLRTGKNAAPAKTPQPAPSAGPSFESVRNQIQEMLYKQKFDKLFQDYMDNLRSKAVIEVKL, translated from the coding sequence TTGCCTCGCCTTCCCAAATGCCTCGTTGTCGTAAGCCTGTTGGTTGCATTGTCCGGCCTGGCCCACGCGACCCAGCTCGTGGACAGGGTGGTTGCCGTGGTCAACGGCAAACTCATTACCCTGTTCGACCTCGACTCCCGAGTGGCCGAGCTGGTGCAGCGGACCCAAGGGATCTCGTTCGCGCCCGGCGACCCCAGGGCCGAGGAATTGCGGCGTCAGGTCCTGGAATCCATGATCAACGACATCCTCATCGAACAGGAAGCCGCCCGGCTCAAAATCAATGTTTCGGAAACGGAACTCGATTCCCAGATCGATGAGCTCAAGAAGAAAAACAATCTGACGCAGGCGCAGTTCCAGGCCGAACTGGCCAAGGAAGGGCTCACCCTCAAGGAATTCCGCAAGCGCATGCGTGAAGACAACATGAAAAAGCGGCTGCTCGGCTTCATGGTGCACCGCAAGGTCCTGGTCACCGACGACGAGATCCGGGACTACTACGAAAAACACAAGGCTACCTTGTCGACCACGAAGTCGATCCTCGGCCCCAAGGTGTCCGGCAACATCAGCTTCATCATGGTGCCCACCAAAAAGCAGGCCGAGGAACTGCGCCAAAAGATCGGCGCGGGGACGATCACCTTCGCCGACGCGGCCCGGAAGTTTTCCATCGGCCCCGGCAGGGACCAAGGCGGTGACCTGGGCGACGTGCAGGTCAAGGATCTGGCCCCGCCTTTGCGTGACGCTTTGACAGCCGTTCCGGCCGGACAGGTCAGCCAGCCGGTGATGCTCGACGGCAAGGCCGTGCTGCTCAAGCTGCGTACCGGGAAAAACGCCGCTCCGGCCAAGACGCCGCAGCCGGCGCCGTCGGCCGGTCCGTCCTTCGAGAGCGTCCGGAACCAGATACAGGAAATGCTGTACAAGCAGAAATTCGATAAACTCTTCCAGGATTATATGGACAATCTGCGGTCCAAGGCGGTCATCGAGGTCAAGCTGTAA
- a CDS encoding peptidyl-prolyl cis-trans isomerase, producing MRLAAPSFRGLAVCLLVFFALSALLGGCGRDTAKEPGVVAMVGGAPIRLADVEARYDLGEIGLPEVDNPPVETLRAAYGKVLADMIVARLVRQELARRHESVTEAEIAAVEKRVRADYPGDSFDRMLLEERIDLARWREMLADRLALEKFTREVLRLEVRVEVTEAADYYKKHIDAFTTAPRMRLTRVQGRDGAAVKAALAAYRKSGRKLESLAGRSGITVRDAVLPEKNLPAPWREALKSLKEGEPTTILTEGGESLFCILQERLPAKVIDPAKAYARVEAILAGGKTAKAFAAWLAETLRTTKISINKELLAAMSPGRETAAATEVRDEAGQGLEDAAVRSDVRSELTRRAKEASSAEPRPASPPEPTLPEAARKAQDNVPPSTATPPTPVATEPAQAPSTEQPASTEAQQPAAPQKTPEQADQAAPVVPDKAGPIQPAFTTSLPAEAGKDVEPAAATPTVADAAAASPGESAPADSQAVSSAQPASPEPVAPKRQSSGGVVEFTAIKASWIRYAVDEGEEKRVYLKPGKPYKIAYTKKLFVRLGSPSEVRYSHDGHEETVAVGNKENRSLEFP from the coding sequence ATGCGCCTTGCCGCGCCGTCTTTTCGCGGCCTCGCCGTGTGCCTGCTGGTCTTTTTCGCTTTGTCGGCCCTTCTTGGCGGATGCGGCCGCGACACGGCAAAAGAGCCCGGCGTGGTGGCCATGGTCGGGGGGGCCCCCATCCGGCTGGCCGATGTGGAGGCCCGGTACGACCTGGGGGAGATCGGCCTGCCTGAGGTGGACAATCCGCCCGTGGAGACGCTGCGTGCCGCCTATGGCAAGGTTTTGGCCGACATGATCGTGGCCCGGCTGGTGCGCCAGGAGTTGGCCCGGCGGCATGAATCCGTCACCGAAGCCGAAATCGCCGCCGTCGAGAAGCGGGTGCGCGCTGATTACCCCGGCGACAGCTTTGATCGCATGCTCCTGGAGGAACGCATCGACCTGGCCCGCTGGCGGGAGATGCTCGCCGACCGGCTGGCCCTGGAAAAGTTCACCCGCGAGGTGCTGCGCCTGGAGGTGCGGGTGGAAGTGACCGAGGCGGCGGACTATTACAAGAAACATATCGACGCCTTCACCACAGCCCCCCGGATGCGCTTGACCCGGGTCCAGGGACGCGACGGCGCGGCCGTCAAGGCGGCCCTGGCCGCCTACCGCAAATCCGGGCGCAAACTGGAGAGCTTGGCAGGGCGTTCCGGCATCACGGTACGGGACGCGGTGTTGCCGGAAAAAAATCTGCCCGCGCCCTGGCGCGAAGCGCTCAAAAGCCTCAAGGAAGGCGAGCCCACCACCATCCTGACCGAAGGCGGGGAAAGCCTCTTTTGCATCCTGCAAGAACGTCTGCCCGCCAAGGTGATCGATCCGGCCAAGGCCTACGCCCGGGTCGAAGCCATCCTGGCCGGGGGCAAGACGGCCAAGGCCTTTGCCGCCTGGCTGGCCGAAACCCTGCGTACCACTAAGATTTCCATCAACAAGGAGCTGCTGGCCGCCATGTCCCCCGGGCGGGAGACCGCGGCCGCGACGGAGGTGCGCGACGAGGCGGGGCAGGGCTTGGAGGACGCCGCCGTGCGCTCGGACGTCCGGTCGGAGTTGACCCGGCGCGCCAAGGAGGCATCGTCCGCCGAACCCCGGCCGGCGTCACCGCCCGAGCCGACGTTGCCGGAAGCCGCCAGGAAGGCGCAAGACAACGTCCCCCCATCAACGGCAACGCCGCCTACGCCCGTCGCGACGGAACCGGCACAGGCTCCGTCAACGGAACAGCCCGCGTCAACCGAAGCCCAGCAGCCGGCCGCGCCCCAAAAGACGCCTGAGCAAGCGGACCAGGCCGCGCCCGTCGTCCCGGACAAAGCCGGACCGATCCAACCGGCCTTTACGACGAGTCTTCCCGCCGAAGCCGGCAAGGACGTCGAACCGGCCGCAGCAACGCCCACCGTCGCGGACGCGGCAGCCGCTTCGCCCGGAGAAAGCGCGCCGGCAGACAGCCAAGCCGTCTCGTCGGCCCAACCGGCATCACCCGAACCGGTCGCGCCCAAAAGGCAATCCTCCGGGGGCGTTGTGGAATTTACAGCCATCAAGGCCAGCTGGATTCGCTACGCCGTGGACGAGGGCGAGGAAAAGCGGGTCTATCTCAAACCCGGCAAGCCCTACAAAATCGCATACACGAAAAAACTTTTCGTCAGGCTGGGCAGCCCCAGTGAGGTGCGCTACAGCCACGACGGTCATGAGGAAACGGTCGCCGTGGGCAACAAGGAAAACCGAAGCCTTGAATTTCCTTAA